One window from the genome of bacterium encodes:
- the mltG gene encoding endolytic transglycosylase MltG: MQEESSGMRDAVSFAGTALELHFAGYTRAQALALLVALALVFSGYWLLIRPPSAFPTGSIVTVPSGLAVSGVAKVLAEDNVVAYPRLLSVILRLSGNAAHVQAGDYSLEEPLGLAHVAYRLAAGDFDLDPVRVTLPEGLTAREMGLIYARSFPEITAENFRTAGERYEGYLFPDTYLFLPNAKAADVIATMRTNFDTKVASVTPEINASGHSFSDVIIMASILEREAKTSEDKRMVARILWNRIRIGMPLQVDAVFGYIHGRDTYSPTFADLEVDSPYNTYRNKGLPPGPIGNPGLDSIEAAATPAKTADLYYLTGFDGQMHYAKTFEEHKANRSKYLR; the protein is encoded by the coding sequence ATGCAGGAAGAATCATCGGGTATGCGGGATGCCGTGTCGTTTGCGGGGACGGCGCTCGAGCTCCACTTCGCGGGCTATACCCGGGCGCAGGCGCTCGCGCTGCTTGTCGCGCTTGCACTCGTTTTCTCCGGCTATTGGCTCCTTATCCGTCCTCCCTCCGCATTTCCCACGGGAAGCATCGTCACCGTTCCTTCGGGGCTCGCGGTTTCGGGCGTCGCGAAAGTGCTTGCCGAAGATAACGTTGTCGCATATCCGCGGCTTCTCTCGGTTATCCTTCGCCTAAGCGGAAACGCCGCGCACGTCCAGGCGGGAGACTACAGCTTAGAGGAACCGCTCGGACTTGCGCATGTCGCATACCGGCTCGCAGCGGGCGATTTCGATCTTGATCCCGTGCGTGTCACCTTGCCCGAAGGCCTCACGGCCCGCGAAATGGGTCTCATATACGCAAGGAGTTTCCCGGAGATAACGGCCGAGAACTTCAGGACAGCGGGGGAGCGGTACGAAGGCTATCTGTTCCCCGATACATATCTGTTTCTTCCGAATGCGAAGGCCGCGGACGTCATTGCCACGATGCGGACTAATTTCGATACGAAAGTGGCTAGCGTGACTCCGGAGATCAATGCTTCCGGCCATTCCTTTTCTGACGTGATTATCATGGCTTCAATCCTCGAGCGGGAAGCGAAGACATCGGAGGATAAGCGCATGGTCGCGAGAATTCTCTGGAACCGCATCAGGATCGGCATGCCGCTCCAGGTCGATGCGGTCTTCGGCTATATCCACGGACGCGACACCTACTCTCCGACGTTCGCCGATCTTGAAGTGGATTCCCCGTACAATACCTATCGCAACAAGGGGCTTCCGCCGGGTCCCATCGGCAATCCGGGCCTTGATTCGATCGAGGCGGCGGCAACCCCCGCAAAAACCGCCGACCTCTACTACCTCACGGGCTTCGACGGGCAGATGCACTATGCGAAGACGTTTGAGGAGCATAAAGCGAACAGGTCAAAGTACTTACGATAA